In Ferrimicrobium sp., a genomic segment contains:
- a CDS encoding DUF2079 domain-containing protein, with protein MTTLINEARPTRPLVAMRNRGEHVLRRLGALDGVVKVAWGIGLLQFVILCIEELRIIGGGALSADYSIDAGAFGAIARGDLDPRYLLSLGHPPFLRNHYDLLTWPLALLLVALLHLPVKISLLILLQALPLALIGPIVATYAWVRGRERGFLGVRLGVLTLVPAFLGLIDIWLYWSASFDYHDKALQGCLLVLAAITLERRRTVWLVCLVGLLLLTGDTGGLVVVGLGVTALLRRRWQAGAVIVVAGGLVLLAPGSILPPDAWGGATVLYGALAPGRHHLAGIAIGVLHHPGRALDRLLESVPDIWALVGAAGVLGVFSAEGVGQMASVGLAAWLAPTLFAYAGLFQTVPVSDALLLGSVGVLLWLYDSRHRRAIGSAVGVASVVWSMGWAVVFASRLVENVVGIAPSAQAGASLAAIEAAIPLHQEVVAPNGIIGDFAARHQSLEPLGCGVRTSFPTDGELVNVIVAPAVGVEFCTPAGLASEATAAAQLPGARLQVLPGPVYWVRWNPGPGSRDVQITSGAAGVCGSLAHSLTTPSSLHGRAKGCATSFNGPGFALQGFTVAFPPTTRDEAIVSLSVSGRASLQVWDDPAGTLVAQRYLGSSSTELVTMPFVTPRLTPPSAAFSDGVFPFQTRFVPPIPEDAFELRVFVPKGSAVTLDGVWMGSSRESVAALRSALFAGVGQG; from the coding sequence ATGACGACTCTCATCAACGAGGCGCGACCAACACGCCCTCTTGTAGCAATGCGCAATCGTGGGGAACACGTGCTGCGACGACTGGGGGCGCTCGATGGGGTCGTCAAGGTCGCTTGGGGAATTGGCCTCCTTCAATTTGTGATCCTCTGCATCGAGGAGCTTCGGATCATTGGAGGAGGGGCGCTGAGTGCGGACTACTCTATCGACGCGGGCGCCTTTGGGGCGATCGCCCGCGGTGATCTAGATCCTCGTTATCTTCTCAGCCTCGGACACCCTCCTTTTCTCAGAAATCACTACGATCTGCTCACCTGGCCGTTAGCGCTACTGCTCGTTGCTCTGCTCCATCTTCCTGTGAAGATCAGCTTGCTGATTCTTCTCCAGGCCCTGCCCTTAGCGTTGATCGGACCGATCGTGGCCACCTATGCCTGGGTACGGGGGCGAGAGCGTGGGTTCTTAGGCGTGCGTCTCGGGGTACTCACCCTCGTGCCAGCGTTCCTTGGTCTGATCGATATCTGGCTCTACTGGTCGGCGAGTTTTGACTATCACGATAAAGCCCTGCAAGGGTGTCTGTTGGTGTTGGCGGCGATCACCCTCGAACGGCGTCGCACCGTCTGGCTGGTCTGCCTGGTAGGTCTCTTGTTGTTGACTGGCGATACCGGTGGATTGGTGGTAGTGGGTCTTGGGGTCACCGCACTGTTACGGCGACGATGGCAGGCTGGGGCTGTCATCGTTGTTGCTGGTGGACTTGTCCTACTGGCGCCGGGGAGTATTCTCCCACCGGATGCCTGGGGCGGCGCGACGGTGCTCTATGGGGCGTTGGCGCCAGGCCGTCATCACTTAGCCGGTATCGCGATCGGGGTTCTGCATCACCCAGGCAGAGCGCTCGATCGCCTACTAGAGTCGGTGCCCGACATCTGGGCCCTGGTCGGAGCGGCAGGAGTGCTAGGGGTCTTCAGTGCTGAGGGAGTCGGCCAGATGGCATCCGTGGGGTTGGCGGCCTGGTTGGCTCCGACCCTCTTTGCTTATGCTGGCTTGTTCCAGACCGTCCCTGTCAGTGACGCGCTATTGCTTGGATCGGTTGGCGTGTTGCTGTGGCTCTATGATTCTCGTCATCGACGAGCGATCGGGTCGGCCGTGGGTGTAGCCAGTGTCGTGTGGTCGATGGGTTGGGCGGTGGTCTTTGCGTCACGTCTGGTGGAGAACGTAGTGGGTATCGCGCCCTCTGCCCAGGCAGGAGCCTCGCTGGCCGCGATCGAAGCAGCGATACCCCTCCATCAAGAGGTCGTGGCTCCGAATGGGATTATCGGCGACTTCGCGGCTCGCCACCAGAGCCTCGAACCCCTTGGGTGTGGGGTGCGCACCAGTTTTCCTACCGATGGAGAGTTGGTGAACGTGATTGTTGCGCCAGCCGTTGGCGTTGAGTTTTGTACGCCAGCTGGCCTGGCGTCAGAGGCGACGGCGGCGGCGCAGCTCCCTGGTGCCAGGTTGCAGGTGCTTCCGGGTCCCGTCTACTGGGTTCGTTGGAACCCAGGCCCAGGGTCGCGCGATGTGCAGATTACGTCTGGGGCGGCTGGTGTCTGTGGTTCACTCGCTCACAGTCTCACCACCCCTTCGTCGTTGCATGGAAGGGCGAAGGGTTGTGCCACGTCGTTCAACGGTCCAGGGTTTGCTCTCCAGGGCTTCACTGTGGCCTTCCCCCCGACGACACGCGATGAGGCGATTGTATCGCTCTCGGTCTCTGGGCGAGCTTCGCTACAGGTTTGGGATGATCCGGCTGGCACCCTCGTCGCCCAGCGCTACCTCGGCTCCTCATCGACGGAACTCGTTACCATGCCGTTTGTGACTCCGCGTCTGACGCCGCCATCAGCGGCGTTCTCCGATGGTGTATTTCCGTTCCAGACCCGATTTGTGCCCCCGATTCCCGAAGATGCCTTCGAGTTGCGAGTCTTTGTGCCCAAGGGTTCCGCCGTCACTCTTGACGGGGTCTGGATGGGGAGTAGCCGAGAGAGCGTGGCGGCTCTGCGATCGGCCTTGTTTGCTGGAGTTGGCCAGGGCTAA
- a CDS encoding glycosyltransferase family 2 protein produces the protein MLGGKRVVVVVPAYNAERTIEATIAEIDFGVVDRVIVVDDASNDHTVQRAKRCNALVVTHQKNQGYGANQRTCYGLALDDHADIVVMVHGDYQYSPRLIPALAGLIASGHYDVALGSRILGNGALEGGMPWWRYLANRILTAFENVVVRQKLSEYHTGLRAFSRDLLVSMPLGQFSNDFVFDSEALAYAVASGARIGEVSCPTRYSPDSSSISFRRSVRYGLGVVRTSLACRRSLGGRGRGIFTGVTKIVHGERSSLPLEVENTESHTPRPTTRSFREMSSVGDTDRIGVSVTGARVLVSTPHGEEAQMPSTQAV, from the coding sequence ATGTTAGGGGGTAAACGAGTGGTTGTAGTGGTTCCTGCCTACAACGCAGAGCGGACTATTGAGGCCACTATTGCCGAGATTGACTTTGGTGTTGTGGACCGGGTCATTGTGGTCGACGATGCGAGTAACGATCATACCGTCCAAAGAGCAAAGCGTTGCAATGCCTTGGTCGTCACCCATCAGAAGAATCAAGGTTATGGTGCCAATCAGCGGACCTGTTATGGACTTGCGCTGGATGATCATGCGGATATTGTTGTCATGGTGCATGGGGATTATCAGTACTCACCCCGTTTGATTCCGGCGCTTGCTGGTCTCATTGCATCAGGTCACTACGATGTGGCACTTGGATCACGAATTCTCGGGAATGGCGCCCTAGAAGGGGGGATGCCGTGGTGGAGATATCTAGCGAATCGTATTCTTACCGCCTTTGAGAATGTCGTGGTACGACAGAAACTTTCTGAGTATCACACGGGGTTGCGCGCCTTCTCAAGAGATCTGCTTGTGTCGATGCCACTTGGCCAGTTCTCCAATGATTTCGTCTTTGATAGCGAGGCGTTGGCCTATGCAGTAGCCAGTGGCGCGCGTATTGGAGAGGTCTCCTGCCCAACGCGCTATTCACCTGACTCTTCCTCGATCAGCTTTCGGCGGTCGGTCCGGTACGGACTTGGAGTGGTGCGCACATCGCTGGCATGTCGACGATCTCTCGGCGGGCGCGGTCGAGGAATCTTTACGGGAGTAACCAAGATAGTTCATGGCGAGCGGAGTTCTCTTCCACTAGAGGTGGAGAACACGGAGTCCCATACTCCACGACCAACGACCCGATCATTTCGGGAGATGAGTTCTGTGGGGGACACGGATCGAATAGGAGTATCGGTAACTGGTGCACGCGTGCTGGTGAGTACGCCTCATGGCGAGGAGGCTCAGATGCCTTCGACCCAAGCCGTGTAA